A region of Vigna radiata var. radiata cultivar VC1973A chromosome 6, Vradiata_ver6, whole genome shotgun sequence DNA encodes the following proteins:
- the LOC106763339 gene encoding PHD finger protein MALE MEIOCYTE DEATH 1 — protein sequence MSFALIEACKKRKRWPKFFRFHSFGDPGIPIVPLGTFRDNVRVFLQEAGEPEDYSVSGNPLWCTLLIHDKSNVMAPLYTVEEHVYHSSHPFCDHCRCVGWSGHFVSKRRYHFIIPMDSGWHKPLDEDSIDSQRHLLHGVIHCNGYGHLLCVNGIEGGSKVLSGREIMDLWDRVCTNLRVRKVAVEDVSCKRSMDLRLLHGVAYGHSWFGRWGYRFCRGSFGVTEPDYNDAMTTLGSLELDMIAKDLSKTKYNKEIKQMIRCYRDMSETHIISLRDLLRFMLTVKSSRAPAPKTTVSYSAAAAAADSTCSALMSRNSTKHTPPTRSNSMKEKSVRYKKFSNAVTNMDSRWPTRRLEFAAQVIVDALKENKAVKPGTGGMARQDVRDAARLHIGDTGLLDYVLKSLNNVIVGNYVVRRMVNPSTRILEYTIHDLGNGYKAPELETEGMAYVDQQVVESSWVPGNDVYCDVLFLYKNVLLGYPDSEIVDLAIQTILDSRYFVKEWAERDEIEEQSLTFICRLQPNFVDKKYELKGLPCGEVVVVPLHATVGDLKRASEAALRDTYCIAERLIVTDIKQLMGVSDEEVLFGLIQSGVELCVRGIAIDLCTNLKYQGGSDNWKVRCECGAQDDDGERMVACDICEVWQHTRCCGIDDSETVPPLFVCTGCCDSLVPSRTESSFCSDSPDSFLIPADPSLMLEYQYA from the exons ATGTCTTTCGCTCTCATCGAAGCTTGCAAGAAGCGAAAACGGTGGCCAAAATTTTTCAGGTTTCATTCATTCGGTGACCCTGGTATCCCAATTGTACCATTGGGTACTTTCCGCGATAACGTTCGGGTTTTCCTTCAAGAAGCTGGAGAACCTGAAGATTATAGTGTCTCCGGGAATCCCCTATGGTGTACCCTTCTCATCCATGATAAGTCCAACGTAATGGCTCCTCTTTACACCGTCGAAGAGCACGTCTACCACTCTTCGCACCCCTTCTGCGATCACTGCCGCTGCGTAG GTTGGAGTGGCCATTTTGTATCAAAGAGAAGGTATCATTTTATAATCCCGATGGACAGTGGGTGGCATAAGCCCTTAGATGAAGATTCTATAGACAGTCAGAGGCATCTGTTGCATGGGGTGATTCATTGCAATGGATATGGCCATTTGCTCTGTGTAAATGGCATTGAAGGAGGCTCCAAGGTTCTTAGTGGCAGAGAGATTATGGATCTATGGGATAGGGTATGCACCAACCTCCGAGTAAG GAAAGTTGCAGTTGAAGATGTTTCGTGTAAGAGGTCTATGGACCTTCGCTTACTTCATGGAGTCGCCTATGGACACTCCTGGTTTGGCAGATGGGGTTATAGATTTTGCCGTGGAAGCTTTGGAGTGACAGAACCAGACTACAATGATGCAATGACAACGCTTGGCTCCTTGGAGCTAGACATGATTGCAAAAGATTTGAGTAAGACCAAGTACAACAAAGAAATCAAACAAATGATTCGGTGCTATAGAGATATGAGTGAGACTCATATTATCTCACTCAGGGATCTTCTAAGGTTTATGCTTACTGTAAAGTCTTCCCGTGCTCCAGCGCCTAAGACAACAGTCTCCTATTCTGCCGCCGCAGCTGCTGCTGATTCTACCTGTTCAGCATTAATGTCAAGAAATTCAACCAAACACACTCCTCCAACCAGATCAAATTCCATGAAGGAGAAATCTGTTAGGTATAAGAAGTTCAGCAATGCAGTGACTAACATGGATAGTAGGTGGCCCACAAGGAGGCTAGAGTTTGCCGCTCAAGTGATTGTGGACGCACTGAAAGAAAACAAGGCTGTTAAACCAGGCACAGGTGGGATGGCAAGGCAAGACGTGAGAGATGCAGCTAGGCTTCACATTGGTGACACAGGTTTACTTGATTATGTACTTAAATCACTCAACAATGTCATTGTTGGAAACTATGTTGTTCGTCGGATGGTGAATCCATCAACTAGAATTCTAGAGTACACAATTCACGATCTTGGCAACGGGTACAAAGCCCCTGAACTGGAGACTGAGGGGATGGCTTATGTAGATCAACAAGTAGTAGAGTCATCTTGGGTGCCTGGTAACGATGTTTACTGCGACGTACTGTTTTTGTACAAGAATGTGCTATTGGGCTACCCCGATTCAGAAATAGTGGACTTGGCCATTCAGACAATTCTAGACAGCAGATACTTCGTAAAGGAGTGGGCAGAGAGGGATGAAATAGAGGAGCAGTCATTGACATTCATTTGCCGACTGCAACCAAATTTTGTGGACAAAAAGTATGAGTTGAAAGGTCTACCATGTGGTGAGGTTGTGGTGGTTCCACTGCATGCAACGGTTGGAGACTTGAAGAGGGCTTCTGAGGCTGCTCTTAGGGACACTTACTGCATTGCAGAAAGGCTTATAGTGACAGACATTAAACAACTTATGGGAGTGAGTGATGAGGAAGTGCTGTTTGGACTAATCCAGTCCGGTGTAGAACTTTGTGTGAGGGGAATTGCTATTGATTTGTGCACCAATTTGAAGTATCAGGGTGGATCTGACAACTGGAAGGTGAGATGCGAGTGTGGAGCTCAAGATGATGATGGGGAGAGAATGGTGGCTTGTGACATTTGTGAAGTGTGGCAGCATACTCGCTGCTGTGGCATAGACGATTCTGAGACAGTGCCACCACTTTTTGTCTGCACTGGTTGCTGTGATTCACTCGTACCCTCCAGGACCGAATCATCCTTTTGTTCAGATTCTCCTGATTCTTTTCTCATTCCAGCAGACCCTTCTCTTATGCTAGAATATCAGTATGCGTGA
- the LOC106763892 gene encoding U-box domain-containing protein 21-like, translating into MVLSWTRGRVFRRARKGKELSSGSDLEIEIAIPTHFRCPVTLDMMKDPVTMSTGITYDRDSIEKWIESGNRTCPVTKTELNSFEMIPNHSIRRMIQDWCVEHRSYGIERIPTPRIPVSPYEVADTCTKILSAAQHGDENKCVELVRKIKAWGKESERNKRCIVVNGAALALANAFNIFSRGVVEKNVVVLDEILGALTWMRPLSEDGRSVLGSVSCIGCMVWFMNGKQSATRQNAALLLKEMRVEALVKCEGVLEALVNMVKEGVGSASSKACLSTIFKLVNSSSNRGRSCERLVELGLVSVLLEVLVDAEKGVCEKALGVLDCLCDSKQGLQMAKSNALTLPVVIKKLLRVSELSSSFAVSVLWKVCDKTEEEMLVEALQIGVFHKLLVLLQVGCAEGTKEKATELLKSLNSCRSKAECVDSSLDFKHLKKPF; encoded by the coding sequence ATGGTATTGTCGTGGACCAGAGGGAGAGTGTTCCGGCGTGCTCGGAAGGGGAAAGAGTTGAGTTCCGGTAGCGATTTGGAGATAGAGATTGCGATCCCCACCCACTTCCGGTGCCCGGTAACCTTGGACATGATGAAAGACCCCGTGACGATGTCCACGGGGATAACCTACGACAGAGACAGCATCGAGAAGTGGATCGAGTCCGGGAACCGCACGTGCCCGGTTACGAAGACGGAGTTGAACAGCTTCGAGATGATCCCGAACCACTCCATTCGGAGGATGATTCAGGATTGGTGCGTGGAGCACCGTTCCTACGGGATCGAACGGATCCCCACTCCTCGGATCCCCGTGTCTCCGTACGAGGTTGCTGACACGTGTACGAAAATCCTGTCGGCGGCGCAGCACGGGGACGAGAACAAGTGTGTGGAGTTGGTGAGGAAGATTAAGGCGTGGGGGAAGGAAAGTGAGAGGAACAAGAGGTGCATAGTGGTCAACGGTGCTGCTCTAGCACTGGCTAATGCGTTTAACATTTTCTCACGTGGGGTGGTTGAGAAGAACGTGGTTGTGTTGGATGAGATTCTGGGGGCGTTGACGTGGATGCGTCCTCTTTCAGAAGATGGTAGATCCGTGTTGGGGTCAGTGAGTTGTATTGGTTGCATGGTTTGGTTCATGAACGGTAAACAATCGGCGACAAGGCAGAACGCTGCTTTGTTGCTGAAGGAAATGCGTGTTGAGGCGTTGGTGAAATGTGAAGGGGTTTTGGAAGCTTTGGTTAACATGGTTAAGGAGGGAGTTGGTAGTGCTTCCTCGAAGGCATGCTTGTCAACGATTTTTAAGTTGGTTAATTCATCAAGTAATAGGGGTAGGAGTTGCGAGAGATTGGTGGAGTTGGGTTTGGTTTCGGTGTTGCTGGAGGTTCTTGTTGATGCTGAGAAAGGGGTGTGTGAGAAGGCTTTGGGGGTATTGGATTGTCTTTGTGATTCTAAACAAGGGTTGCAAATGGCTAAAAGTAACGCTTTGACTTTGCCTGTTGTGATTAAGAAGCTTTTGAGGGTATCTGAGTTGAGTTCCAGCTTTGCTGTTTCGGTTCTTTGGAAGGTTTGTGACAAGACAGAAGAAGAGATGTTGGTTGAGGCTCTTCAAATTGGTGTATTTCATAAACTCCTTGTTTTGTTGCAAGTGGGTTGTGCTGAGGGCACCAAAGAGAAAGCTACTGAGTTGTTGAAATCATTGAATAGTTGCAGGAGCAAAGCTGAGTGTGTGGACTCCTCCTTGGATTTCAAGCACTTGAAGAAACCCTTCTAA